The genomic interval GGGATCGGTGTTCTTGGCGCCGCGCGAGTACTTGACGGCGGCAGGCAGCTTCATCTTGCGGCTGTCCACCGCTTCCAGCTCGCGGCGGCGGTAGGCGTGGCCCCGGTGGATGACCAGGTCCTCGCCGTCGGGGCTGGTCCACTTCCTGGCGCCGATCAGGTTCCAGTCGAAATCGGCCTCGTTGTCGTGCGGGAACTGGTAGCCCCCGGCGGGCAGGTCGCCGCTGGTCCAGCCCAGCCGCCCGTACTGGCGCTGAACCTCGAGCAGCTTGTCGGCACTTTCCACGTCCACCGTGACGCGCGCCCCCAGATCGGTGATGAATTCGATATGCAGCATGCTGCCTCCTTACGTAAATAACATAACACAAGGGCGCCGG from Deinococcus budaensis carries:
- a CDS encoding single-stranded DNA-binding protein yields the protein MLHIEFITDLGARVTVDVESADKLLEVQRQYGRLGWTSGDLPAGGYQFPHDNEADFDWNLIGARKWTSPDGEDLVIHRGHAYRRRELEAVDSRKMKLPAAVKYSRGAKNTDPDHVREKADGEFEYVTLAIFRGGKRQERYAVPGGNRPAAQAGAPAARPAPTRPQPAARPAPVAVAEEDTPF